One window from the genome of Elaeis guineensis isolate ETL-2024a chromosome 5, EG11, whole genome shotgun sequence encodes:
- the LOC105045915 gene encoding uncharacterized protein, with the protein MGNSLRCCLACVLPCGALDVVRIVHLNGHVEEYGRPVSAGEILAANPNHIITKPCLQGVNHKILIVSPESDLKRGHIYFLIPESSLTEKRKKKKKKKQHQRSTAMFEVSDQDYFLKEVPSEKKSGHRRRRSGRVGVWRPHLESISEDP; encoded by the coding sequence ATGGGCAACAGCCTTCGATGTTGCTTGGCTTGCGTCCTCCCATGCGGCGCCCTCGACGTCGTTCGGATCGTCCATTTGAACGGCCATGTCGAGGAGTACGGCCGTCCCGTCTCCGCCGGAGAAATCCTGGCGGCCAACCCCAACCACATAATAACCAAACCATGCTTGCAAGGAGTCAACCATAAGATCTTGATCGTGTCACCCGAATCCGACCTTAAGCGAGGTCACATTTACTTCCTAATTCCGGAGTCATCACTTacagaaaagaggaagaagaagaagaagaagaagcaacatCAGAGAAGCACAGCCATGTTTGAGgtatcagatcaggactatttcCTAAAGGAGGTTCCGTCGGAAAAGAAGTCCGGTCACCGTCGGCGAAGGAGCGGTCGGGTTGGCGTATGGCGGCCGCACCTCGAGAGCATATCAGAAGACCCTTGA